DNA from Streptomyces luteogriseus:
GGACGCGGCCTACGGCGCGGGGGTGCGCACCGCCAAGCTCGCCTCCGTGATGAGCTCCGCCGTCGAACTCGCCGTGCAGGGCTCCTTCCTCATCGTCCTGGTCGTCGGCGGCCTGCGCGTCGGCGGTCATGCCGGCTCCCTCGGTGATCTCGTAGCGTTCCTGCTGTACGCCTCGTACCTCGTCCTGCCGTTGTCGTCCGTCTTCCGCGCGGTGGGCCTCATCCAGCGCGGAATGGGCGCCTACCAGCGCATCGACGAGGCGCTCCGCCTCCCGGTGGAGCCCACCGCACCCGCCGACCCGGCGGACCCCGCACCCGTGACGCAGCCGACCGGGACGCCCGGGACTCGCGAACACCCCGTTCTCGTCCTGGACGACGTCCACTTCGGCTACGCCCCACAGCGGCCGGTCCTGCGCGGTGTCTCGTTCGCCGTCCCACAGCGCCGGCACGTGGCCCTGGTGGGCCCGTCGGGAGCCGGCAAGAGTACGGTGTTCGCCCTGGTCGCGAGGTTCTACGAGCCGGATGCGGGCACCCTGCTCTTCAACGGGCGGCCGGCGACCGGACTCACTCGCGGTGAGTGCCGCCGGGGCATCGCCGTGGTCGACCAGACCACCCACGTGGTCCACGGCACCCTTCGGGACAACATCACCTACGCCGTGCCCGACGCGACCGAGGCGGAGATCCGGCGCGTCGTCGAACTGGCCCGGCTCGACGAGGTCGTCGACCGGCTGCCCGGGGGCCTGGCCGCCGTCATCGGTGAACACGGCTGCAACCTCTCCGGCGGCGAACGTCAACGTGTCGCCCTCGCGCGCGCGTTGCTGGCCCGGCCCGCGTTGCTGCTGCTGGACGAGCCCACCTCGCACCTCGACGCGATCAACGAGTCGGCGCTCACCACCGTCATGAAGGACGTCGCCCAGGAGTGCGCCCTGCTGGTCATCGCCCACCGTCTGTCCACCGTGCAGCACGCCGACCACATCGTGGTGCTCCAGGACGGCCGCACGGTCGCCGGCGGACGTCACGAGGACCTGCTGGCCGGCAGTACCCTCTACCGCGAGCTGGCCGCGAGCCAGATGCTCCGTCCGGGTGGGGAGCCACCGCCGAAGAGCACCTGAACAGAACACCCGCCCACCAGGCGCCCCTCACGACGAGGGCGCGCACGTGGCCCGGCTCTCCGGTCCGGGGTGGGGTCACCAGCAGCCCGGCTCGGTCCCCGTGACCGGCTCCGACGGCGTGCCGTCCACCCCGACGGGCACGTCCCCGGCGAGCATCACCCGGTGCATGATCCGCGGATGGTCGAGGTGGGCGGTGTCGCCGGGGGCCAGATGCATCGTGGCGCGGTTGTCCCAGAACGCCACGCTGCCCGGCTCCCAGCGGAAGCGGACCGTGTACTCGGGGCGTACGGCCTGCTCCAGCAGCATGTCCAGGATCGCGGCGCTCTCGGGCCGGGAGAGGCCGGCGATCTGCTCGACGTAGTAGCCGTTGACGTACAGGATCCGCTCCCCCGTCTCCGGGTGGACCCGCACCAGGGGGTGCAGGGAGGCGACCTGACGGTCGAGCAGGTGGCGGACGTACGCGTCGTCGCCGGGACGGGGCTGGTAGCCGACGCCGAGCCGGTGTTCGGCCCGCAGTCCGTCGACGAACCGCCGCAGCGGCGCGGAGAGTCCGGCGTACGCCGCCGCCAGGTTCGACCAGGTGGTGTCGCCGCCGTAGGGCGGTACGGTCTCGGCGCGCAGGATCGTCGCGGCGGGAGGGTCGACGCGGGCGCCGTGGTCGCAGTGCCAGCCGCGCAGCAGCGTGTGCCGGCGGCGCCGCAGCCACTCGTCGTGCTCCATGCCGAACCGCCCGCCCAGCTCCAGCCGGTCGGCGGTCGTCTCGATCCCGGGGAAGTCCGGGGGCGAGGCCTTGCCCCGCCGGGGCAGCTCCACGATCTCGCCGAACCGGCGCGCGAACGCCACGTGCCCGGCGTGGTCCAGTCGTTGCCCCCGGAAGAACACCACCTTCCACCGCAGCACCGCCGCCCGGATCGCGGCGACCACGGCGTCGTCGAGATCCCCGGCCAGATCGACCCCGCCGATCTCGGCCCCGATGTACCCGGCGACCGGTTTCACCTCCAGCCCGGCCTTGCGCGCCACCTCGTCCGTCATCCCGCTGTCCGTCGTCATGAGCGCTCCGCTGGTCGTGGGCGTGGTCCGGCCTTCCCGAAGATCGTGACAGCGATCTCAGCCGAGGGCGACCATGCCTCGACGAGAGGGCCGGGGCGAGAGGGAAATCCGGTCGAGCCGGGCGGCCTTCGTCGGTAGCGTCGGGCCCCATGACCTTGACGGACCTGCCGGCCGGCTTTCGCGACGAGGAGCAACGCGGGTATGTCCGCCGGGTGATCCACGACCGGCTCGCCGACGACCGCGACCAGCAGGAGTGCCGCTACCTCATGCGGTTCTGGTGGCAACTGGGCATGCCCTACCGGGAGGTGACGCTCGACCAGCTCAGGGCGAACCTCGGCGAGGACACGCTGCGGCTCGTCGAGGAGCTGATCGACGCCGTGCGCACCTCCCACGCGGCGATCGACGACTGGGTCGACGCGGTGGAGGGTTCCCGGCCCCTCGTCCGGGACCGCGGTTTCGAGCAGACCGGGGCTCTGCTGCGCGGGAACGCCCGCCCTACACCCTGAACTCGCGGATCACGGTGTTCCGGAACACCGCCTTCCCGTCCACCGTGAACAGCGCGAGCCCCGAGTCGACCAGGTACGGGAAGGCCGCCGACGAGTGCACGTACCGGCCGTCGTCCACGAACATCTCCACGGAGGTGCGGTCGACCAGGATGCGCAACCGCACCGCCCGCCCGGCCGGGTCGAAGGGGCTGTGGCTCTCCTGCCACCTGCCCGTCATGTCGGGAGACACGGTGGGGCGGCGGTTGAGGTAGGCGTAGTCGCGGTGGACACCCGCGTCGATGTGCCGGACGCCGTCCGGGGAGCGCCGCAGTTGCACCCCGGCACCCGTGACCTGGTCCCAGGTGATTTCGCAGGTCAGCTCGTAGGCGGTGCCCCGGTAGTCGAGCAGGCGCGTGCCCTCGACCTCCAGATCGCCGAGCCGCACCGTCCGCGAGACGTACCGGTCGAGCGCGGCGACCGGCCGGGACGCCAGGAAGTACGTGCCGTCACCCCCGCGCTTCAAAGTGACCTCGCGGACGATCGAGTCGGTGCCGTTGAAGCCGTCGCTGTCGATCGTGGGCGTGAAGTGGGCGTAGTCCCAGTTGTTCAGCCAGCCGATCGCGTAGCGGCCGCTCTCGTCGAGGGTGCCGTCGGTGCCGCGCTTGTCGAAGGTGACCGCGCCGTACCAGTCCCAGCCGTAGTCCAGCCACTGCGGATCGGCCGCGTCGGCCGTGAAGGCACTGCCGTCGAAGGAACCCGTCCAGTACGCGTACGTGTTGGGCAGCCCGGCGCCCTTGCCGTTGGCG
Protein-coding regions in this window:
- a CDS encoding glycoside hydrolase family 32 protein, with protein sequence MGGITRRALFAGSAVGAAGALLPTAGPAVAGPRTARASYRAGYHFTVPEQWKNDPQRPVWIDGSYHYYYLHNADYLAGEIGTAWRLATSTDLVSFTDRGIAVPKDTTPNGDVWSGSAVVDTHDTAGFGAGAVVVLATMSPHDGPADQAQYLYYSTDGGRTFAPHGTDPVLPNPGVRDFRDPKVIRDEERGRWVMTLAENDKVGFYHSADLKTWTYVSGFVKGGIGVLECPDLFRIRAGDGTVKWVLGVSANGKGAGLPNTYAYWTGSFDGSAFTADAADPQWLDYGWDWYGAVTFDKRGTDGTLDESGRYAIGWLNNWDYAHFTPTIDSDGFNGTDSIVREVTLKRGGDGTYFLASRPVAALDRYVSRTVRLGDLEVEGTRLLDYRGTAYELTCEITWDQVTGAGVQLRRSPDGVRHIDAGVHRDYAYLNRRPTVSPDMTGRWQESHSPFDPAGRAVRLRILVDRTSVEMFVDDGRYVHSSAAFPYLVDSGLALFTVDGKAVFRNTVIREFRV
- a CDS encoding ABC transporter ATP-binding protein, which gives rise to MTGATVPRGGRTTIADTDTDTGKRATDTSTLAAVATMYRLTAGHRSAIAVAGVLTLVGSALGLAQPLVAKQVVDASGRGQVIWPLLALLAMLFVVEAATGAAGRFLLERMGEGVVRQLRHGLVGRLLRLEMREYDRHRSGDLISRVTTDTTLLREVVSQALVDLVTGSLIAAGAIALMAWLDPLLLLLVVVTVAASAVVVASLLTGIRNASAHMQGSVGAVAADLERALSALPMVRVHRAEEREAAGIGARVDAAYGAGVRTAKLASVMSSAVELAVQGSFLIVLVVGGLRVGGHAGSLGDLVAFLLYASYLVLPLSSVFRAVGLIQRGMGAYQRIDEALRLPVEPTAPADPADPAPVTQPTGTPGTREHPVLVLDDVHFGYAPQRPVLRGVSFAVPQRRHVALVGPSGAGKSTVFALVARFYEPDAGTLLFNGRPATGLTRGECRRGIAVVDQTTHVVHGTLRDNITYAVPDATEAEIRRVVELARLDEVVDRLPGGLAAVIGEHGCNLSGGERQRVALARALLARPALLLLDEPTSHLDAINESALTTVMKDVAQECALLVIAHRLSTVQHADHIVVLQDGRTVAGGRHEDLLAGSTLYRELAASQMLRPGGEPPPKST
- a CDS encoding TauD/TfdA dioxygenase family protein, with the translated sequence MTTDSGMTDEVARKAGLEVKPVAGYIGAEIGGVDLAGDLDDAVVAAIRAAVLRWKVVFFRGQRLDHAGHVAFARRFGEIVELPRRGKASPPDFPGIETTADRLELGGRFGMEHDEWLRRRRHTLLRGWHCDHGARVDPPAATILRAETVPPYGGDTTWSNLAAAYAGLSAPLRRFVDGLRAEHRLGVGYQPRPGDDAYVRHLLDRQVASLHPLVRVHPETGERILYVNGYYVEQIAGLSRPESAAILDMLLEQAVRPEYTVRFRWEPGSVAFWDNRATMHLAPGDTAHLDHPRIMHRVMLAGDVPVGVDGTPSEPVTGTEPGCW